The window AACCTCCTTTACGTCGCTCATCGCCTCAAGTATGTGGTTCGATCCCTTCTTCTGCTCCTCGGCGGCACGGACCATCGCTTCGATGATGCGATGGATATTATCCATGGAGCGGGTAATCTGCTTCAGCCCCGCGGCCTGCTCGTCCGTCGCCTTCTCTATCACCTCCGCCATTTGTGCAGATTTCTGAGCGGTTTCGACGGTCTCTCCAAGGGCCTCGCCAACTTTGAAGATCAAATCCTTTCCTGCGTCAACCTTTTTCGCTCCCGTCCCTATCGATCTGACAGCCTCGGCGATCTCTCCCTGAATCGTCCTCACAATGTTCGCAATGTCGCGCGCGGAAGACGAAGTCCTGTCCGAAAGCGCCCGTATCTCATCCGCAACAACACCGAAACTCTTTCCGTACTCGCCGGCCTGCGCCGCAAGGATGGCGGCATTCAGACTCAGGAGGTTCGTACCCTCTGTCACCTCCCGTATGACGGAGAGGACCTTCTCGATATTCTTAGATCGCTCATCAAGGCGGGTTATGATCTCCGCCGTCTGATTCACCTCTTCCTCGATCTCCTCCATGGCCGCTAACGAATTAGCGATGGCGAGTGTTCCCCTCTCCGTGAGGGAGAGCCTGAGGTGAGCGGAAAGATCAGCCGATTTTCGGGCGTTCTCGAGCACGGCGGAGACAGAGGCGCTGATCTCCTCAACGGACGAAGACGTATCTTCAACAGCGCGGAAGGCCTCGCCTGCGTTCTCGGCGATGAGCTTGGCAGATTGCGTCGTCTCGGCAACCATCGCATAAGAGTCCTCTGCCGACTTGAAAAGCCGTCCTGTGCTCGCCGCTATCTCTTCAGCGGTAGCCTTCATCTCGAGGAGAGAGGAGACATTTTCTGATGAGACGCTCGAGAGCTTGTCCGCGTTCTCCCTCACCCCTCCCTGGGAATCATTGGCAGACCTGACAGCGGAAACAACGGCATTGATGGATGTAGCCTCTCCCCGAACAGTCTCGCTTACGCTTCTCAGCGCAACGGTCAGCTTCTCCATAGCCGTCGCCGTGTTTCCGGATATCGAATGAGTGCTTTCAGTCGTCTTTGAGAGCTGTTCTGCAAGGAACCTGATCCCCCCGGCAATGCCCCCTATCTCATTGTCCCCCATATCAGCGAGATCAGTCGTCAGATCTCCTGTCTGTACCTTCTTCATCTCCCGGTTTATCCTCCGCACCGGCATCGTAATATTCCTGTTAAAGAGGTAGACCATGACCGCACCCACACTGAAGAGCGTAACGACCTGGTAGAGACCGATCATGAACATGCTCCCTGCGATGTCTTCATGCATTGTCTTATTCGTGACAAGTATTATCACCACGGCACCGAGAGATTGTCCTATGAGGAGCACAGCAAAGAAGACTACGATAAATTTTGCCGTAATGGCCTTCTTCAAGAGCATCGTATGACTCTTTCGATATAGGGTACCGTTTGAGGCCGATGCGCAAATCCCTTGCTATCCCGCATCTCGACCGGCAACCTTCGTCTCTCGCTCACTACCCGCACAACCTCCTCATTCCGCCGCTCTCGCATGGTTTCATGCTCGCCGTCATTCCCCTACGTCACCACTTCAATCGTTCTTCCACTCATTTGTTTTCAAGGCAGACAACTTACCTCTGACACCATCGTAGTCCCTGTCATCTGCAGCAGCAAAACCCGTACACCTCTTGTCGATAGACTTCAGTATTGCAGCGCCCGACGCGGTCGACTCGTCCAGGGACAGGAGCGCCGTCCGTATGCGGGAGACGTCTTTTCCATCGATGGACTGATTGAAACAGACATTCATGTCGGGGATCTCATCGGAGAATTGGAGAAACCGCAGTCCCTCATCCTTGAACTTGTATGCCACGGACTCCATGACACTCCCGGCATCAAATCTCCCCGCCAGGACTGCCCTGGCAACATCGTCGTGGTGACGGAGATAGTTGTAGTACTGCAGGCCATCGATATCGATCCCCGCATCCCTGAGCATCAGTCTCGGGATGATATGGCCGGTCGTGGAACTCATATCGCAGAAAGCGAAGGTCTTCCCGCGGAGATCCTTTACCGCGGATATCGTAGAATCAGCCCGCGTGATTATCACGCTGCGGTGGTACGGCTTACCGTCCTTCAGGATTTTCAGCAACACCTTCACACCGTATTGTTCGTTCGCCTTGATGTACGTCAATGGCCCCATGCAACTCATCTGCGTAACGTTCTCTCCGAGATCCCTCACCGCGCTTTCGAGATCTGCACCAACCTTGAGTTCAACCCGTTTCTCCAGTGTCCTGCCCAGATACTCTGCGAGGGGAGAAAATTTCTTGAAGGTCACCGCCGGGGATTCGAGGGCCACAACGCCGAGCCGGAATACCTCACTGCCTGTCTCAGAGAATCTGAAATGCTCCAGCCCGGTCTTAAGGAGTTCCGAATCCTTATGCAATTCTCTGATGGCATTGGTAGTCGTGAATATCACTCTGCGGTTTTCCGACGGGATAGCCTTTATCCCCTCAACAATCTCCAGTATCTGTCGTGTGCCCGCCTTGTGCTCCGACAATGCCTTCGATATCTGCCTGCTCATGTCGGAAACGCGTTCCGTCGCGTCCGCTATCCGTTTACTGCTCACCCTCTGCTCTTCGGAAGCCTTGCTCACCTGTCGGGTCGCGTCTCGCATCCTTTCCGTTTCCTCCGTGATGAGGTGTATGCCTCTCGCTTCCTCCGCTGTCGCGTTTGCAATCTGGTCGATCATGCTTCTCACATGTTCCATCCTCTCCGTGACGACTTTCGCGGACTTGGCCTGTTCCGTCGTGGAACGCTCGATCGCTCGGGTCATCTCAGATGATCTCCGTGAACTCTCGAGTATCTTTTTCAGGGCATCTCCCGCTTCCCTCGACAGGCTCAATCCCTCCTCCACCGAGCCCGAGCCCTTCTCCATCGCATCAACAGTATCCTGAACCTCTCCCTGCACGGTCTCTATCAGTGAGGCTATCTCTTTCGTGGAGAACGCCGTCCTCTCCGCAAGATCCTTGATCTCATCAGCAACGACCGAAAATCCCTTTCCGTGCTCGCCGGCCTGTGCAGCCAGTATTGCCGCATTCAGTGCCAGAAGCGTTGTCTGCTCGGTGACATCATCGATGACATTCAGTATCTTTCCTATTTCGTCGGACCTGCCCCCTAGTTTCTTCACGAACTCCGCAGTGTGTTCGACCGAAACTTTTATGTTTTTCATTCCCTCAATCGTCTTCTCTATCGAGGCCATGCCGAATGTAGCCGCGTCGCTGGTAACTTTTTCAGAAAGCCTCGCGGACTCTCTCGCGCTGATCTCAACCTCTTTAACCGTTTGCGTTATCTCTGAAATCGCGGAAAGGGTCTCCTCAGAGGATGCAGCCAATTCCCTCGCATTCGAGGCAACTTCCTTTATCGTCGCAGAAAGTTCATTTATCGAGGAAGATGTTGAATCGACAGCCGATGAGAGTTCGCTGATGCTCCTATTCACGCTGTCTATACTCAGCGCCATCTGTTCCACCGACGCCGAACTCTTTTCTACCGAAACGGCCAGATTCCCCGTGCTCCCGGCTATGTCGGTGACCGTCACATTGAGTTCCTCTACGGAATTGGCGATGTTCGTTACTGCCTCGGCCTCGACCTCTGCACCGTGAAGTACCTGTTTTGCTTCTTCCTCCACATTTCCCGACACCCTCGAAATCTTGTCGGAAAGTTCCTTGATTCTCCCGAGTATTCCCCCGAGAGCCCAGAAAGAATCTTGGAAGGACTTACAGAGCCGTCCCATCTCGTCACTCCCCCGGACATTCACGGCAAACGTCAGGTCTCCCTGAGAGATCCCGGCAGCCGCAGTTCCGATAGTCCTCAGAGGCAGGATCACGATCCTGTTGACGAGAAAAAAGAGAGACCCCACCAAAAAGACCGCGAAGGCCAGACCGAGCAACGCGGCGACCGTCATGGCTTTGACTATCCTGTTCTGAATGTCGGCTGTTGGATAGGCGGCGAGTACCTGAAACCCCCACGGGTTGAAAGAGGTCCTCATGACCTTCCATCCGTCTGACTCGCCCGCGGCCCCTCCTTTCGCTATGCCTTCGACAACTTTATCGGAGACATGCCGCGAATGAAACCGCACGTTTGCACGATCATCTACCAGAGCGATAAATCCGTTATCAAGGACCTTTGTGTCGGCGATAATCTCGCCCAACTGGGAGAACGTGGATAGAGGATATCCCACGTACCACACACCGATGATCGAATTGTGTTTGTCATACATAGGCTCATATCCGGTGATATAGGGCTTCCCGAGGAGGTCGACCTCACCATAAAACGCCTTACCCTCCCGCACCGCTGCTATGGCCTTGCCCCGGGGATCGAGGAGCGTGCCGACTGCGCGGGAACCATCCTCCTGGATGACATTTGTGCTCACCCGTATGAATTCGTCTCCCCTCTTTACAAAGAGTGTCGCGGTCCCTCCCATTAATGTCTTGACATGGTCGACGAGCCCAAAATTACGGGCTTGCGGTTTACCCCCGAGAATGAGATTCTGTACGGTTTCGGGCCCCACGGTTGTGGATTCTCCCAGGGCCGGCGTCCCCACAGCGAGTCCCTCGCTCATGAGAACCCGCATGGAGGCACGGACCTTTTCGAGCTCGATGGTGTTCGTCGCATTGAGACCTTCCATGACCTGTTCAACCTTGGCGGTAATCTGGTCATCCGCACGTTCGCGAATCTGTTCCCGTATATATCGCGAGACGATCAGCACACTGACAAGGGTCGCAAACATGACGATTGCCATCGTGGGAATGATGAATTTCCAGGTCAACGTATTCTTCACTGTCTCTCTTCTCTATCCCTTTCTCTCCGGAGAGATGAGGCCCCCGCCATGATGCGCAACATGACAATGGATGACAGACTCTTCCCAGCATCAAGACTCGCTTCCACAAATACCCCAGGCATCAAAACGGTAAAGAGACAGCCGAGGATATCCGGAGAAAGTATCTGTCTCTTCGCTTACTATCGGATGTTACCGATTTCATAATCCATGACCTCAGCGGTCTTAACGATCGAGATGAATCTGCCATCCACAAGGGC is drawn from Thermodesulfovibrionales bacterium and contains these coding sequences:
- the phnD gene encoding phosphate/phosphite/phosphonate ABC transporter substrate-binding protein — protein: MKNTLTWKFIIPTMAIVMFATLVSVLIVSRYIREQIRERADDQITAKVEQVMEGLNATNTIELEKVRASMRVLMSEGLAVGTPALGESTTVGPETVQNLILGGKPQARNFGLVDHVKTLMGGTATLFVKRGDEFIRVSTNVIQEDGSRAVGTLLDPRGKAIAAVREGKAFYGEVDLLGKPYITGYEPMYDKHNSIIGVWYVGYPLSTFSQLGEIIADTKVLDNGFIALVDDRANVRFHSRHVSDKVVEGIAKGGAAGESDGWKVMRTSFNPWGFQVLAAYPTADIQNRIVKAMTVAALLGLAFAVFLVGSLFFLVNRIVILPLRTIGTAAAGISQGDLTFAVNVRGSDEMGRLCKSFQDSFWALGGILGRIKELSDKISRVSGNVEEEAKQVLHGAEVEAEAVTNIANSVEELNVTVTDIAGSTGNLAVSVEKSSASVEQMALSIDSVNRSISELSSAVDSTSSSINELSATIKEVASNARELAASSEETLSAISEITQTVKEVEISARESARLSEKVTSDAATFGMASIEKTIEGMKNIKVSVEHTAEFVKKLGGRSDEIGKILNVIDDVTEQTTLLALNAAILAAQAGEHGKGFSVVADEIKDLAERTAFSTKEIASLIETVQGEVQDTVDAMEKGSGSVEEGLSLSREAGDALKKILESSRRSSEMTRAIERSTTEQAKSAKVVTERMEHVRSMIDQIANATAEEARGIHLITEETERMRDATRQVSKASEEQRVSSKRIADATERVSDMSRQISKALSEHKAGTRQILEIVEGIKAIPSENRRVIFTTTNAIRELHKDSELLKTGLEHFRFSETGSEVFRLGVVALESPAVTFKKFSPLAEYLGRTLEKRVELKVGADLESAVRDLGENVTQMSCMGPLTYIKANEQYGVKVLLKILKDGKPYHRSVIITRADSTISAVKDLRGKTFAFCDMSSTTGHIIPRLMLRDAGIDIDGLQYYNYLRHHDDVARAVLAGRFDAGSVMESVAYKFKDEGLRFLQFSDEIPDMNVCFNQSIDGKDVSRIRTALLSLDESTASGAAILKSIDKRCTGFAAADDRDYDGVRGKLSALKTNEWKND
- a CDS encoding HAMP domain-containing methyl-accepting chemotaxis protein, whose protein sequence is MLLKKAITAKFIVVFFAVLLIGQSLGAVVIILVTNKTMHEDIAGSMFMIGLYQVVTLFSVGAVMVYLFNRNITMPVRRINREMKKVQTGDLTTDLADMGDNEIGGIAGGIRFLAEQLSKTTESTHSISGNTATAMEKLTVALRSVSETVRGEATSINAVVSAVRSANDSQGGVRENADKLSSVSSENVSSLLEMKATAEEIAASTGRLFKSAEDSYAMVAETTQSAKLIAENAGEAFRAVEDTSSSVEEISASVSAVLENARKSADLSAHLRLSLTERGTLAIANSLAAMEEIEEEVNQTAEIITRLDERSKNIEKVLSVIREVTEGTNLLSLNAAILAAQAGEYGKSFGVVADEIRALSDRTSSSARDIANIVRTIQGEIAEAVRSIGTGAKKVDAGKDLIFKVGEALGETVETAQKSAQMAEVIEKATDEQAAGLKQITRSMDNIHRIIEAMVRAAEEQKKGSNHILEAMSDVKEV